The following coding sequences lie in one Arabidopsis thaliana chromosome 3, partial sequence genomic window:
- the NAC3 gene encoding NAC domain containing protein 3 (NAC domain containing protein 3 (NAC3); CONTAINS InterPro DOMAIN/s: No apical meristem (NAM) protein (InterPro:IPR003441); BEST Arabidopsis thaliana protein match is: NAC domain containing protein 6 (TAIR:AT5G39610.1); Has 2988 Blast hits to 2981 proteins in 79 species: Archae - 0; Bacteria - 0; Metazoa - 0; Fungi - 0; Plants - 2988; Viruses - 0; Other Eukaryotes - 0 (source: NCBI BLink).), with the protein MDYKVSRSGEIVEGEVEDSEKIDLPPGFRFHPTDEELITHYLRPKVVNSFFSAIAIGEVDLNKVEPWDLPWKAKLGEKEWYFFCVRDRKYPTGLRTNRATKAGYWKATGKDKEIFKGKSLVGMKKTLVFYKGRAPKGVKTNWVMHEYRLEGKFAIDNLSKTAKNECVISRVFHTRTDGTKEHMSVGLPPLMDSSPYLKSRGQDSLAGTTLGGLLSHVTYFSDQTTDDKSLVADFKTTMFGSGSTNFLPNIGSLLDFDPLFLQNNSSVLKMLLDNEETQFKKNLHNSGSSESELTASSWQGHNSYGSTGPVNLDCVWKF; encoded by the exons ATGGATTACAAGGTATCAAGAAGTGGGGAGATAGTAGAaggagaagtagaagattcAGAAAAGATTGATTTACCACCTGGTTTCAGATTTCACCCAACTGATGAAGAACTTATAACACACTATCTAAGACCAAAGGTtgtaaactcttttttctctgCTATAGCTATTGGTGAAGTTGATCTCAACAAAGTCGAGCCTTGGGACTTGCCTT ggaAGGCTAAGCTTGGGGAAAAAGAGTGGTACTTCTTTTGCGTAAGAGACCGAAAATACCCGACTGGTTTAAGAACGAATCGTGCTACTAAAGCCGGTTATTGGAAAGCTACAGGGAAAGATAAAGAGATCTTCAAAGGGAAATCTCTTGTTGGTATGAAGAAAACATTGGTTTTCTACAAAGGAAGAGCTCCTAAAGgagtaaaaacaaattgggTCATGCATGAGTATCGATTAGAAGGCAAATTCGCTATCGATAATCTCTCTAAAACCGCTAAG AACGAATGTGTTATTAGTCGTGTTTTTCATACACGGACTGATGGTACGAAGGAGCATATGTCCGTTGGTTTACCTCCGCTGATGGATTCTTCTCCATATCTAAAGAGTAGAGGACAAGACTCTTTAGCCGGGACCACCCTTGGTGGGTTGTTGTCTCACGTTACCTACTTCTCCGACCAAACAACCGATGACAAGAGTCTTGTGGCCGATTTTAAAACTACCATGTTTGGTTCCGGATCGACTAACTTTTTACCAAACATAGGTTCTCTACTAGACTTCGATCCTCTGTTTCTACAAAACAATTCTTCAGTACTGAAGATGTTGCTTGACAATGAAGAAACCCAATTTAAGAAGAATCTTCACAATTCAGGTTCATCAGAGAGTGAACTAACAGCGAGTTCTTGGCAAGGTCACAATTCTTATGGTTCCACTGGTCCAGTGAATCTTGATTGCGTTTGGAAATTCTGA
- a CDS encoding cysteine-rich repeat secretory protein, putative (DUF26) (Domain of unknown function (DUF26); FUNCTIONS IN: protein serine/threonine kinase activity; INVOLVED IN: biological_process unknown; LOCATED IN: endomembrane system; CONTAINS InterPro DOMAIN/s: Protein of unknown function DUF26 (InterPro:IPR002902); BEST Arabidopsis thaliana protein match is: Domain of unknown function (DUF26) (TAIR:AT3G21970.1); Has 30201 Blast hits to 17322 proteins in 780 species: Archae - 12; Bacteria - 1396; Metazoa - 17338; Fungi - 3422; Plants - 5037; Viruses - 0; Other Eukaryotes - 2996 (source: NCBI BLink).), producing MSSNILAMVAMQLLLIRIVSSQNVTNEYLNHQCNNTQGTYTRGSTFEKNLNQVIRNISHLHLRYGYTYNSNVEAYEVSKDPNIVFVLLQCRGDSYGSKCHSCLHTAFSGLRERCRGNKGAIIWYDQCVLEISSVNTKGRIRYDSFFNMTNVKNVSSNAEQFKNKRKDLFHKLLLGATKDVSDSNDAYAVGETRIGRNKMYAMMQCALDLTTNGCYVCLEWIIGRYDSFYFDRRQGTRVLSRSCSLRYELYPFLRR from the exons ATGTCTTCAAATATATTGGCCATGGTGGCCATGCAACTCCTCCTTATACGCATAGTTTCTTCCCAAAACGTTACGAATGAGTATTTGAACCACCAATGCAACAACACACAAGGGACATACACGCGGGGTAGTACGTTTGAGAAGAATCTCAACCAAGTCATCCGTAACATCTCTCACCTCCATCTTCGCTACGGTTACACCTACAACTCCAATGTTGAGGCTTACGAAGTTAGTAAAGATCCCAACATTGTCTTCGTTTTGCTCCAGTGTCGTGGTGACTCTTACGGGTCCAAGTGCCACTCCTGCCTCCACACAGCCTTCTCTGGG CTTCGTGAGAGATGTCGGGGAAACAAAGGAGCAATAATATGGTACGACCAATGTGTTTTGGAGATTTCTTCCGTGAATACCAAGGGGAGGATTCGTTACGATAGTTTTTTCAATATGACCAACGTGAAGAATGTGAGCAGCAATGCGGAGcagtttaaaaataaaaggaagGATCTCTTCCACAAGCTATTGTTGGGAGCCACCAAGGATGTAAGCGACAGCAATGATGCGTACGCAGTGGGGGAGACGAGGATAGGAAGAAATAAGATGTATGCAATGATGCAGTGTGCACTAGACTTAACGACGAATGGATGCTATGTGTGTCTAGAATGGATTATAGGCAGGTATGATAGCTTCTACTTTGACCGTAGACAAGGAACGAGAGTTTTGAGTAGGAGTTGTAGCTTAAGATATGAGCTTTACCCTTTTCTTAGGAGGTAA
- a CDS encoding receptor-like protein kinase-like protein: MSSFCLSKHLILVPILVMMAQLLLIRNVLSLNMNNPYLYHKCSANQGEYKLGSLYKKSLDSGIQQLSKDNEVFRGGFVYMDHTDPNGTLRVYITFQCRGDIYGSHCRSCFATARAELFKRCPRDKAAIIWYDQCFLEFSSISTGGKINYDDNICIDTARARPNAKTHTGDDSVLEFLRLFENLTNIAVTKRNNFVKDVEKPALYAAGEKRFGNKKIYVMVQCTHDLTPRACVECVNHNVRQFQDCYEDKPVGLKKGARVLGRSCNFRFERYPFVNAKTSPNYLKF; the protein is encoded by the exons atGTCTTCATTCTGTTTATCAAAACACCTCATTTTAGTTCCTATCTTGGTCATGATGGCACAACTGCTCCTTATCCGAAACGTTTTGTCCTTGAACATGAACAATCCGTACTTGTACCATAAATGCTCAGCCAATCAAGGGGAGTACAAGCTAGGAAGCCTCTACAAAAAATCCCTCGATTCTGGCATCCAACAATTGTCGAAAGATAATGAAGTTTTTCGTGGCGGTTTCGTCTATATGGACCACACCGATCCTAATGGAACTC TAAGGGTCTACATCACCTTTCAATGCCGTGGAGACATTTACGGGTCCCACTGTCGCTCTTGCTTTGCCACTGCCCGGGCTGAG CTTTTTAAGAGATGTCCGAGAGATAAGGCGGCAATAATATGGTACGATCAATGTTTTCTCGAGTTTTCTTCGATCAGTACTGGAGGGAAGATCAATTACGATGACAATATCTGTATTGATACCGCAAGGGCAAGGCCGAATGCGAAAACTCATACCGGTGATGATTCAGTTTTGGAGTTTTTGAGACTCTTCGAAAATCTGACAAATATAGCCGTCACTAAAAGAAATAACTTCGTAAAAGATGTGGAGAAACCGGCACTATATGCGGCAGGAGAGAAAAGGTTCGGAAATAAGAAGATCTATGTAATGGTTCAGTGTACGCATGACTTAACTCCTAGGGCTTGTGTGGAGTGTGTGAATCATAATGTCCGGCAATTTCAAGATTGCTATGAAGATAAACCAGTAGGTTTGAAAAAAGGTGCTAGAGTTTTGGGTAGGAGCTGTAACTTTAGGTTTGAGCGTTACCCTTTTGTTAACGCCAAGACCAGTCCTAACTATTTGAAGTTCTAA
- a CDS encoding receptor-like protein kinase-like protein (receptor-like protein kinase-related; CONTAINS InterPro DOMAIN/s: Protein of unknown function DUF26 (InterPro:IPR002902); BEST Arabidopsis thaliana protein match is: Domain of unknown function (DUF26) (TAIR:AT3G21920.1); Has 647 Blast hits to 641 proteins in 13 species: Archae - 0; Bacteria - 0; Metazoa - 0; Fungi - 0; Plants - 647; Viruses - 0; Other Eukaryotes - 0 (source: NCBI BLink).): MAQLLLIRNVLSLNMNNPYLYHKCSANQGEYKLGSLYKKSLDSGIQQLSKDNEVFRGGFVYMDHTDPNGTRSTSPFNAVETFTGPTVALALPLPGLSTGGKINYDDNICIDTARARPNAKTHTGDDSVLEFLRLFENLTNIAVTKRNNFVKDVEKPALYAAGEKRFGNKKIYVMVQCTHDLTPRACVECVNHNVRQFQDCYEDKPVGLKKGARVLGRSCNFRFERYPFVNAKTSPNYLKF, from the exons ATGGCACAACTGCTCCTTATCCGAAACGTTTTGTCCTTGAACATGAACAATCCGTACTTGTACCATAAATGCTCAGCCAATCAAGGGGAGTACAAGCTAGGAAGCCTCTACAAAAAATCCCTCGATTCTGGCATCCAACAATTGTCGAAAGATAATGAAGTTTTTCGTGGCGGTTTCGTCTATATGGACCACACCGATCCTAATGGAACTC GGTCTACATCACCTTTCAATGCCGTGGAGACATTTACGGGTCCCACTGTCGCTCTTGCTTTGCCACTGCCCGGGCTGAG TACTGGAGGGAAGATCAATTACGATGACAATATCTGTATTGATACCGCAAGGGCAAGGCCGAATGCGAAAACTCATACCGGTGATGATTCAGTTTTGGAGTTTTTGAGACTCTTCGAAAATCTGACAAATATAGCCGTCACTAAAAGAAATAACTTCGTAAAAGATGTGGAGAAACCGGCACTATATGCGGCAGGAGAGAAAAGGTTCGGAAATAAGAAGATCTATGTAATGGTTCAGTGTACGCATGACTTAACTCCTAGGGCTTGTGTGGAGTGTGTGAATCATAATGTCCGGCAATTTCAAGATTGCTATGAAGATAAACCAGTAGGTTTGAAAAAAGGTGCTAGAGTTTTGGGTAGGAGCTGTAACTTTAGGTTTGAGCGTTACCCTTTTGTTAACGCCAAGACCAGTCCTAACTATTTGAAGTTCTAA